The Acidimicrobiales bacterium region GAAATACCTGGTCAGGAAGTGGGCGCCAGCACCATGATGGGCTTCACCCGCCCGGGCCGGTCGCCGTGGGGTCCGTACACGGCCAACAGGCTCCCGTCGGGGCCAAGCACCGGCCACGGACCATCCACATCGAGCCCCGCTGAGCCCAGGCCAAGCGCCTCGGCGTCCATGGGCCTGCCATACGAGATGTCGACGGCCGTGGCTTCATCGACCACCACGGCGGGGAGGTCGCGGAAGGCCTCGGCCATGGGGAGTAGCACCGGTGACTCCAGGGGATGGGCCTCGGCGAGGGTGAAGGGCCCGACCGCGGTGCGCCTCAGTTTCCGGAGATGAGCACCCCCGCCGAGCGCCTCGCCCAGATCGGCAGCCAGTGTCCGGACGTACGTTCCTGATGAGCAGGTCACGACGACGTCGTAGACGCCTGGCTCATCGGCCGGGGTCACATCGAATCGGTGCACGGTGACCGGGCGGGGTGCACGTTCCACCTCGCCACCTTCCCGGGCGATCTCATGGAGTCGTCGCCCCCCCACTTTGACGGCCGAGACCATCGGTGGAATCTGCTCGATGTCCCCCACGAATCGTGTGGCGGCGTCGGCCACCTCGGCTGGGGTGACCGCCACCATGTCGAAGGTGGCCGTCACATCGCCCGACGAGTCCAACGTGGACGTCGACGCACCCAGGACGACCTGACCGGTGTATTCCTTGCCCAGCGCAGTCAGGAATCTGAGCAACCGGGTGGCCCGGCCCACGCCGAGCACCAGGACGCCGGTGGCGTCAGGATCCAGAGTGCCGGAATGGCCGATCTTGCGCGTGCCCAGCACGCCACGGGACTTGGCCACCACATCGTGGCTGGTCCAGCCGGCCTCCTTGTCGATGACCGCCAGACCTTCCGGGGCTGGCTTACCAGAGGCCTGTCTCCCAGAAATGGGCCCCCCCATGGTCACTCTTCCTCGGAAGGGTCGCCTTCGGGTGACTGTTCCCCAGCTATGGCGGCTGCCTCCATGGCTGCGGCATCCATGGCGTCGGTGGCGGTGGTCGGTCCGATCCCGCGCAGGATCTCCTCGATGCGGTCGGCCGAGCGGGCGGTGTCGTCGACCACAAAGGTCAACGGCGGAACCCGTCGCACCCGAGCCTGGTCACCGATGGCCCGCTGCAGCCGGGGCCGATGGTCGGCCATGGCTTCCAGGAGCTCGGCATCGTCGATGTCGGCCGTGAGGAACACCCGGGCGATGCTCAGGTCCTGGTCGGTCTCCACACCGGTGATGGTCACGAAACCGAGACGGTCGTCGTCGATTCGTTCCAACTCGCCGGCCAGGATGCGGACCAGCAGCTCGTTGAGCCGATCGGTTCGCTGGTAGCCACGGGTCGAACCACCGAAGCGAGGTCGACGCTGTGCGCTTCGTCCCATGATCGGCCCTAGGTGCGGGCGATCTCCCGTTCCTCGAACGTTTCGATCACGTCGCCGTCCTTCAGGTCCTGATAGTCCGAGAGCCCAATACCGCACTCGTAGCCGGACTGGACCTCGCGGACGTCTTCCTTGAAGCGACGCAACGAGCTGATCTCGCCTTTCCAGATGATCGTTCCCTCTCGCAGGAAACGAACCTTGGAACCACGGGTGATCGTTCCGTTGGTGACGTAGCAACCGGCGATCTTGCCGATCCGCGGCACCGAGAAGATCTCACGGACCTCGGCGTCGCCGGTCACGACCTCCTCGAACTTCGGGGCGAGCATGCCGAGCATGGCAGCCTCAATGTCCTCGATCAGCTTGTAGATGATCTCGTAGGAGCGGATCTCGACGCCCTCGGCCTCGGCCATCTCTCGTGCCTTACGTTCCGGGCGGACGTTAAAGCCGATGATGGTGGCGTTGGACGTGGCGGCCAACTGGATGTCGTTCTCGGTGATACGACCGACCGCCCTGTGCACGAAGGCCAACCGGACGTCCTCGCGCTCAAGTTTGCGGAGGCTCCCGGTGACGGCCTCCAACGAGCCGTTCACGTCAGCCTTCACGATCAGGTTCAGCGTCGCCGCCTCGCCCTTCTGGATCTGTTCGAAGATGTCCTCGAGTCGGGCGCCTCCGGACAGGGCGTGGGCGTCACGACCGATGTTGGCCTGACGACGCCAGTGGCCCCGCTTGTCGGCCACCCGGCCGGCGACCTTCTCGTTGGGCGCCACCACGAAGCCTTCACCGGCATCGGCGACGTCAGACAGGCCTAGTACCTGCACGGGTGCGGACGGGCCGGCCTCCTTGACCGGGCGGCCCTGATCGTCGACGAGGGCTCGCACGCGACCCCATGCCGCGCCGGCCACCAGGGGGTCTCCCACCTTAAGGGTGCCCCGTTGGACCAGCACGGTGGCCACCGGGCCCCGCCCGATGTCAAGGAAGGACTCCAGCACCACGCCCTGGGATCGACCGTCGGGATCGGCACGGAGGTCCTCGACCTCGGCTATCACGTTCAGGTTGTCCAGGAGGTCGTCGACTCCCAGGTTCTCCAGCGCTGAGACCTCGACGCAGATCGTGTCACCGCCCCACGACTCGGGCACCAGGTCGTGTTCTGCTAGCTGGCCCAGGACCTTCTGGGGGTCGGCGTTCTCGCGGTCGATCTTGTTGACGGCCACGATGATCGGTACGTCGGCGACCCGGGCGTGATTCAACGCCTCGATGGTCTGGGGCATGACGCCGTCATCGGCGGCGACCACCAGGACCACGATGTCAGTTGAACCGGCACCACGGGCTCGCATGGCGGTAAACGCCTCGTGGCCCGGGGTGTCAATGAACGTCAGGGACTTGCCGTCCCGATCCACCTGGTAGGCGCCGATGTGCTGGGTGATACCGCCGGCCTCGTCGTCGACGACGTTGGCGCTGCGAATCTGATCCAGGAGCTTGGTCTTGCCGTGGTCGACGTGCCCCATCACGGTGATGACCGGTGGACGGATCGGTGCCTCGTCATCATCGAAGTCATCCACGATGTCGAGCAGTTTGAGGAGTTCGACCTCCTGCTCTTCACCGGGGTCGACCATGCGGATCTCAGCGCCCAATTCGGCGGCGAACAGTTCGATCATGTCGTCGGACAGTGACTGGGTAGCGGTCACCATCTCGCCCTGCTGCATGAGGAACCGGACGACGTCGGCCGCCGTGCGGTTCATCTTCGGACCGAGATCCAACGCGGTACAGGCACGTTCGACGACGATCTCGCCCTCGGGCACTGCGGTGTCATCTGGCGTGTAGGACGGCACGTCCATCGGCTGGAGTTCTTCGCGACGGCGACGACGACGACCCTTTCGACGCGGGGGGCGACGCCCACCGGGACCGCCACCGGGACCACCCGGACGGCCACCGGGACCACCGCCGGGACCACCAGGACGGCCACCGGGACCACCGCCGGGACCACCAGGACGGGCCGGGCCACCGCCGGCACCGGGAACGGATTCACGGGGACCGCCACCCATTGGTGGACGTCGGCCCACCGGTGGCGGACCGGTACGACGGCCGGGGGGACCGCCTGTCGGACCACCGGCCGGCTCAGCAGTAGAACGACCACCCAGGCCGGGAGGCGGCGGAATTGGCTTGCCCGACGAGGAAACCGGTGGGCCGGGAGGCGGCGGAATCGGCTTCCCGGACGAAGAGAGTGGAGGGGTTGAACCGACGGGTGGCACGACGGGCGCGTTCGGATCGGCCACCTTCGCAGCGAGATCAGGGACGGCCGGGTCAGAGATCCCCGAACGATCGTCCGCGTCGACCGTCGGCGTCGCTGTCGGGGCCGACTCGGGGGCGGGCTCTCCCTCGACAGTCCTCTTGGTCGGGGCCGAGGATCCGCTGGACGAGATGACTCGTCGGGGTTCTTCTGTCTCGAAGGGCGTCTTAGGTTCTGGTTCAGTCGCCGTCTCAAGAACGGGGTCGGGCTCAGGGGTCGGTTCGGGCTCAGGGGTCGGTTCGGGCTCAGGGGTCGGCTCGGGCTCAGGGGTCGGCTCGGGCTCAGGGGTCGGCTCGGGCTCAGGGGTCGGCTCGGG contains the following coding sequences:
- the truB gene encoding tRNA pseudouridine(55) synthase TruB is translated as MGGPISGRQASGKPAPEGLAVIDKEAGWTSHDVVAKSRGVLGTRKIGHSGTLDPDATGVLVLGVGRATRLLRFLTALGKEYTGQVVLGASTSTLDSSGDVTATFDMVAVTPAEVADAATRFVGDIEQIPPMVSAVKVGGRRLHEIAREGGEVERAPRPVTVHRFDVTPADEPGVYDVVVTCSSGTYVRTLAADLGEALGGGAHLRKLRRTAVGPFTLAEAHPLESPVLLPMAEAFRDLPAVVVDEATAVDISYGRPMDAEALGLGSAGLDVDGPWPVLGPDGSLLAVYGPHGDRPGRVKPIMVLAPTS
- the rbfA gene encoding 30S ribosome-binding factor RbfA; protein product: MGRSAQRRPRFGGSTRGYQRTDRLNELLVRILAGELERIDDDRLGFVTITGVETDQDLSIARVFLTADIDDAELLEAMADHRPRLQRAIGDQARVRRVPPLTFVVDDTARSADRIEEILRGIGPTTATDAMDAAAMEAAAIAGEQSPEGDPSEEE
- the infB gene encoding translation initiation factor IF-2; amino-acid sequence: MDVPSYTPDDTAVPEGEIVVERACTALDLGPKMNRTAADVVRFLMQQGEMVTATQSLSDDMIELFAAELGAEIRMVDPGEEQEVELLKLLDIVDDFDDDEAPIRPPVITVMGHVDHGKTKLLDQIRSANVVDDEAGGITQHIGAYQVDRDGKSLTFIDTPGHEAFTAMRARGAGSTDIVVLVVAADDGVMPQTIEALNHARVADVPIIVAVNKIDRENADPQKVLGQLAEHDLVPESWGGDTICVEVSALENLGVDDLLDNLNVIAEVEDLRADPDGRSQGVVLESFLDIGRGPVATVLVQRGTLKVGDPLVAGAAWGRVRALVDDQGRPVKEAGPSAPVQVLGLSDVADAGEGFVVAPNEKVAGRVADKRGHWRRQANIGRDAHALSGGARLEDIFEQIQKGEAATLNLIVKADVNGSLEAVTGSLRKLEREDVRLAFVHRAVGRITENDIQLAATSNATIIGFNVRPERKAREMAEAEGVEIRSYEIIYKLIEDIEAAMLGMLAPKFEEVVTGDAEVREIFSVPRIGKIAGCYVTNGTITRGSKVRFLREGTIIWKGEISSLRRFKEDVREVQSGYECGIGLSDYQDLKDGDVIETFEEREIART